The following coding sequences are from one Catenulispora sp. MAP5-51 window:
- a CDS encoding YoaK family protein, whose translation MARTWKVHGTAGLMVLLTAIAGWVDAVAYVRSGSVFVANQTGNAVFLAVQVAERWVPGVHSAGVVAEPDTYGPVSSLLGFCVGVAVSVVPLRRSRRTGDGEAPWILLATEALLLGSVTLLGTEPRELRLGLAAAAMGVQSVYAAGVAMRGVSTTTLTGTLVTLISTFAEEPGRRARKGIMVLATVWAAYTIGAWGGAAAGLSWSIGTVHGVAAAVAGLAAIAVWGDRRGRMRDAAL comes from the coding sequence GTGGCGCGAACGTGGAAGGTGCACGGCACCGCGGGGTTGATGGTGCTGCTCACGGCGATCGCGGGCTGGGTGGACGCGGTCGCCTACGTCCGCTCCGGTTCGGTGTTCGTGGCGAACCAGACCGGTAACGCGGTGTTCCTGGCGGTGCAGGTGGCCGAGCGCTGGGTGCCGGGTGTGCACAGCGCTGGGGTCGTCGCCGAGCCTGACACGTACGGGCCCGTCTCCTCGCTGCTCGGGTTCTGCGTGGGTGTCGCGGTCTCGGTGGTGCCGCTGCGCCGCTCGCGCCGCACCGGCGACGGGGAGGCGCCGTGGATCCTGCTGGCGACGGAGGCGCTGCTGCTGGGGTCCGTGACCCTGCTGGGGACGGAACCGCGGGAGCTGCGGCTCGGGCTCGCCGCCGCCGCGATGGGGGTGCAGAGCGTCTACGCGGCAGGCGTGGCGATGCGCGGGGTGTCGACCACCACGCTCACCGGCACCCTCGTGACGCTGATCTCGACTTTCGCCGAGGAGCCGGGCCGTCGCGCCCGCAAGGGGATCATGGTGCTGGCGACGGTCTGGGCGGCGTACACGATCGGCGCGTGGGGCGGCGCGGCGGCGGGTTTGTCGTGGTCTATCGGCACGGTGCACGGGGTGGCCGCGGCGGTCGCGGGGCTGGCGGCGATCGCGGTGTGGGGCGATCGGCGGGGCCGGATGAGGGATGCGGCGCTCTGA
- a CDS encoding carboxymuconolactone decarboxylase family protein, with translation MVKMLTRKMLGQVPDSVGVMWQQPKVFKTLMGFGRKVDKWDALGEPLATYAAMAAAGRVGCGFCLDFAYFMAHSRHLDEDKVRQVPRWRESDVFSVLERRVMDYAEAMSQTPPAVTDELSAWLLARLGPAAMVELAARVAAANLTARANIALGIRSQEFSAACGLVPLAVPSADVASAP, from the coding sequence ATGGTGAAGATGCTGACCCGCAAGATGCTCGGCCAAGTCCCGGACTCGGTCGGGGTGATGTGGCAGCAGCCGAAGGTCTTCAAGACCCTGATGGGGTTCGGGCGCAAGGTCGACAAGTGGGACGCCCTGGGCGAGCCGTTGGCGACCTACGCCGCGATGGCCGCCGCGGGGCGCGTCGGGTGCGGCTTCTGCTTGGACTTCGCGTACTTCATGGCGCACAGCCGCCACCTGGACGAGGACAAGGTGCGGCAGGTGCCGCGCTGGCGGGAGTCCGATGTGTTCAGCGTCCTGGAACGCCGAGTGATGGACTACGCCGAGGCGATGAGCCAGACGCCGCCGGCGGTCACCGACGAGCTGTCCGCCTGGCTGCTGGCGCGGCTGGGGCCGGCGGCGATGGTGGAGTTGGCGGCGCGGGTCGCGGCGGCGAACCTGACCGCACGGGCCAACATCGCGCTCGGCATCCGGTCGCAGGAGTTCTCCGCGGCGTGCGGCCTGGTGCCGCTGGCGGTGCCGTCGGCGGACGTAGCCTCGGCTCCATGA
- a CDS encoding RNA polymerase sigma-70 factor: MSRQPDPFVVHRGLLFTVAYEMLGSAADAEDVVQETWLRWADVDAGLRVTVGDPRAYLVRIVTRLALNRLRTLARRREEYVGSWLPEPLLTSPDVAEDVELAESVSVALLTVLETLKPVERAVFVLREVFVTPYEEIARALGKTPVSVRQTAKRAREHVAARRPRMRVDRAEQRLVVERFLAAMGNGDLRALMDVLAPDVVVVADGGGVVPTTRHPVVGAQEAATYLIAAVQWAGERFSTGTVWVNGAPAARIEVDVTTVLSFAIEGGRISRIYAVRNPEKLAWLDAEVVLER; this comes from the coding sequence ATGAGCCGGCAGCCGGATCCCTTCGTCGTCCACCGCGGCCTGCTGTTCACCGTCGCCTACGAGATGCTCGGCTCGGCCGCCGACGCCGAGGACGTGGTGCAGGAGACGTGGCTGCGGTGGGCCGACGTGGACGCCGGGCTGCGCGTCACCGTCGGCGACCCGCGCGCCTACCTGGTGCGGATCGTGACCCGGCTGGCCCTGAACCGGCTGCGGACGCTGGCCCGCCGGCGAGAGGAGTACGTCGGCTCCTGGCTGCCGGAGCCCCTGCTGACCAGCCCCGACGTCGCCGAGGACGTCGAGCTCGCCGAGAGCGTCTCGGTCGCGCTGCTGACCGTGCTGGAGACGCTGAAACCGGTCGAGCGCGCGGTGTTCGTGCTGCGCGAGGTGTTCGTCACGCCGTACGAGGAGATCGCGCGTGCCCTGGGCAAGACCCCGGTCTCGGTCCGCCAGACCGCCAAGCGGGCCCGCGAGCACGTCGCCGCACGCCGGCCGCGGATGCGCGTCGACCGGGCCGAGCAGCGGCTGGTCGTCGAACGCTTCCTGGCCGCGATGGGCAACGGCGATCTGCGGGCCCTGATGGACGTGCTGGCGCCGGACGTCGTGGTGGTCGCCGACGGCGGCGGCGTGGTCCCGACGACGCGCCACCCCGTGGTCGGGGCACAGGAAGCGGCGACGTACCTGATCGCGGCGGTCCAGTGGGCGGGGGAGCGCTTCTCGACCGGGACGGTGTGGGTGAACGGCGCGCCGGCCGCCCGGATCGAGGTCGATGTGACGACGGTGCTGAGCTTCGCCATCGAGGGCGGACGGATCAGCCGGATCTACGCGGTGCGCAATCCGGAGAAGCTGGCGTGGTTGGACGCGGAGGTGGTGCTGGAACGGTAG
- a CDS encoding flavin-containing monooxygenase, giving the protein MEHFDVVVVGAGLSGIGAGYRLQTECPGRSYVILEARDAIGGTWDLFRYPGVRSDSDMFTLGYAFRPWREPKSIADGDTIRDYIRATATQFRIEDKIRFRTKVVGADWSSEQQRWTVTVEQGTGQGDGDGAGERRTLTCDFLYSCAGYYDYGSGYTPDFPGLEDFGGTVVHPQFWPEDLDYAGKRVVVIGSGATAVTLVPSMAREAGHVTMLQRSPSWIGAVPGRDKLADQLRAVLPPRVAHRIIRAKNIAFTIGVYQFCRRRPAAARKVLTKLATRFLKDEALVREHFTPSYNPWEQRLCAAPDADFFRAIRGGKADVVTDHIEAFVPEGIRLVSGKVLPADVVVTATGLRLLAFGGIAPKVDGVEVPLAEQFVWRGAMVTGIPNFAVCIGYTNASWTLRGDLSSRLVCKVLNHMAARDFASVVPAPDGKLRERPLLDLSSGYIQRSIQEFPRAGHRSPWRVRQNYILDAATTMRTDLDRTLRPTRREKARTGS; this is encoded by the coding sequence ATGGAGCACTTCGACGTGGTCGTGGTCGGCGCGGGCCTGTCCGGGATCGGGGCCGGGTACCGGCTGCAGACCGAATGCCCGGGGCGCAGCTACGTGATCCTGGAGGCCCGGGACGCGATCGGCGGGACGTGGGACCTGTTCCGGTATCCCGGCGTGCGGTCGGACTCCGACATGTTCACGCTGGGGTACGCCTTCAGGCCGTGGCGCGAGCCCAAGTCGATCGCCGATGGGGACACCATCCGGGACTACATCCGCGCCACCGCCACGCAGTTCCGGATCGAGGACAAGATCCGGTTCCGGACCAAGGTCGTGGGCGCCGACTGGTCCAGCGAGCAGCAGCGGTGGACCGTCACGGTCGAGCAGGGCACCGGGCAGGGGGACGGCGACGGCGCTGGTGAGCGCCGTACGCTGACCTGCGACTTCCTGTACTCCTGCGCCGGGTACTACGACTACGGCAGCGGCTACACCCCCGACTTCCCGGGGCTGGAGGACTTCGGCGGCACGGTCGTGCACCCGCAGTTCTGGCCCGAGGACCTGGACTACGCCGGCAAGCGCGTCGTGGTCATCGGCAGCGGCGCGACGGCGGTGACGCTGGTGCCCTCGATGGCGCGCGAGGCCGGGCACGTCACCATGCTCCAGCGCTCGCCGAGCTGGATCGGCGCGGTGCCGGGCCGGGACAAGCTGGCCGACCAGCTGCGCGCGGTGCTGCCGCCGCGCGTCGCGCACCGGATCATCCGGGCCAAGAACATCGCCTTCACGATCGGCGTCTACCAGTTCTGCCGCCGCCGTCCGGCCGCCGCGCGCAAGGTGCTCACGAAGCTGGCGACCAGGTTCCTGAAGGACGAGGCGCTGGTGCGCGAGCACTTCACGCCGAGCTACAACCCGTGGGAGCAGCGGCTGTGCGCGGCCCCGGACGCCGACTTCTTCCGGGCCATCCGCGGCGGCAAGGCCGACGTGGTCACCGACCACATCGAGGCCTTCGTGCCCGAGGGCATCCGGCTGGTCTCGGGCAAGGTGCTGCCGGCCGACGTCGTGGTCACCGCGACCGGCCTGCGCCTGCTGGCCTTCGGCGGGATCGCGCCGAAGGTCGACGGCGTCGAGGTGCCGCTGGCCGAGCAGTTCGTGTGGCGCGGCGCTATGGTGACCGGCATCCCGAACTTCGCGGTCTGCATCGGCTACACCAACGCCTCCTGGACGCTGCGCGGGGACCTGAGCTCGCGGCTGGTGTGCAAGGTGCTGAACCACATGGCGGCACGCGACTTCGCCTCGGTGGTGCCGGCGCCCGACGGCAAGCTGCGCGAGCGGCCGCTGCTGGACCTGAGCTCGGGCTACATCCAGCGCTCGATCCAGGAGTTCCCGCGCGCCGGGCACCGCAGTCCGTGGCGGGTGCGGCAGAACTACATCCTGGACGCGGCCACTACCATGCGGACAGATCTGGACAGGACGCTGCGTCCCACGCGGCGGGAGAAGGCGAGGACTGGTTCGTGA
- a CDS encoding MBL fold metallo-hydrolase — translation MPDYTGDVTQGGPPAVRDLPELTITKVSVGPMDNNAYLLRSKATGTRVLIDAANEAPTLLALAPDGLNAVITTHRHGDHWQALADVVAATGATTHAGRADAEGIPVPTAVPVDDGDVLRFDDIELTAIHLVGHTPGSIALLYRDPAEGGTPHLFTGDCLFPGGVGGTFGDAEAFTSLYEGVVTKIFDRLPDETWVYPGHGKDTTLGAQRPQLAEWRARGW, via the coding sequence ATGCCCGACTACACCGGCGACGTCACCCAGGGCGGCCCGCCCGCCGTCCGCGACCTGCCCGAGCTGACCATCACCAAGGTCTCGGTGGGCCCGATGGACAACAACGCCTACCTCCTGCGCAGCAAGGCCACCGGGACCCGCGTCCTGATCGACGCCGCCAACGAGGCCCCGACCCTGCTCGCCCTGGCCCCCGACGGCCTGAACGCGGTCATCACCACCCACCGCCACGGCGACCACTGGCAGGCCCTGGCCGACGTCGTCGCCGCCACCGGCGCCACCACCCACGCCGGCCGCGCCGACGCCGAGGGCATCCCGGTCCCCACCGCCGTCCCGGTCGACGACGGCGACGTCCTGCGCTTCGACGACATCGAACTCACCGCCATCCACCTGGTCGGCCACACCCCCGGCAGCATCGCCCTGCTCTACCGCGACCCCGCCGAGGGCGGCACCCCGCACCTGTTCACCGGCGACTGCCTTTTCCCCGGCGGCGTCGGCGGCACCTTCGGCGACGCCGAGGCCTTCACCTCCCTGTACGAGGGCGTGGTGACGAAGATCTTCGACCGCCTGCCCGACGAGACCTGGGTGTACCCCGGCCACGGGAAGGACACGACGCTGGGCGCGCAGCGTCCGCAGCTGGCGGAGTGGCGGGCACGGGGCTGGTAG
- a CDS encoding GNAT family N-acetyltransferase, producing the protein MPVLSDPAVRFRSSFLAAVKEFRADHEYEVSWFVTDVDDEALHDEAGFEKYIARVLAERTDAGVPPGFVRMTTLWWTEGEEMLGRLAIRHSLTPRLDRVGGHIGYDVRPSARRQGHAGAMLKAALPLAAELGIAEALLTCDITNAASRRVIESNGGRFVSEIDGKLRFRVPTS; encoded by the coding sequence ATGCCCGTTCTCAGCGATCCCGCGGTCCGTTTCCGAAGCTCGTTCCTGGCCGCCGTGAAGGAGTTCCGAGCCGACCACGAGTACGAGGTCTCATGGTTTGTCACGGACGTCGATGACGAGGCCTTGCACGACGAGGCGGGCTTCGAGAAGTACATCGCGCGGGTGCTGGCCGAGCGTACCGACGCCGGTGTCCCGCCGGGCTTCGTCCGCATGACCACCCTGTGGTGGACCGAGGGCGAGGAGATGCTCGGCCGGCTGGCGATCCGCCACTCCCTGACCCCGCGCCTGGACCGCGTCGGCGGCCACATCGGCTACGACGTCCGCCCCAGCGCGCGCCGACAGGGCCATGCGGGAGCGATGCTCAAGGCCGCGCTCCCGCTCGCCGCCGAGCTGGGTATCGCCGAGGCGTTGCTGACCTGCGACATCACCAACGCCGCCTCGCGCCGGGTGATCGAGTCGAACGGCGGACGGTTCGTCAGCGAGATCGACGGCAAACTGCGTTTTCGAGTCCCCACCTCGTGA
- a CDS encoding NADH-quinone oxidoreductase subunit D has product MYDWDEVLRDAERSPGAGPGAQDRLIVNMGPQHPSTHGVLRLILEIEGESVVEARCGIGYLHTGIEKNLEYRNWTQAVTFLTRADYLMPLFNETVYCRAVEALLDVEDQVPPRANVIRVLLMELNRISSHLVALATGGMELGAMTVMTDGFRDREPILDILEAITGNRMNHAYVRPGGLAQDLPEGIDEAIRTLIAEFPKRLLEYEKLLNANPVFMGRTKDVGHLDLPGCMALGVTGPILRATGLPHDLRKSDPYLDYETYDFQVPTETSCDAYGRYLVRLHEMAESLRIVEQALDRLEPGPVMLADPKIAWPARLGLGADGLGTTEEWVQHIMAQSMEALIHHFKQVTEGFAVPAGQVYSFVESPRGELGAHVVSDGGTRPYRVHLRDPSFTHLQAVSAMAEGGMLADVVAVVASVDPVLGGADR; this is encoded by the coding sequence ATGTATGACTGGGACGAAGTCCTGCGTGACGCCGAACGCTCGCCTGGAGCCGGGCCCGGCGCCCAGGACCGTCTCATCGTCAACATGGGGCCGCAGCACCCCTCGACGCACGGGGTGCTGCGGCTGATCCTGGAGATCGAGGGCGAGAGCGTCGTCGAGGCGCGCTGCGGCATCGGCTACCTGCACACCGGGATCGAGAAGAACCTGGAGTACCGCAACTGGACCCAGGCGGTGACCTTCCTGACCCGCGCCGACTATCTGATGCCGCTGTTCAACGAGACCGTGTACTGCCGCGCGGTCGAGGCGCTGCTCGACGTCGAGGACCAGGTGCCGCCGCGCGCGAACGTCATCAGGGTCCTGCTGATGGAGCTGAACCGCATCTCCTCGCACCTGGTGGCGCTGGCCACCGGCGGCATGGAGCTCGGCGCGATGACCGTGATGACCGACGGCTTCCGGGACCGCGAGCCGATCCTGGACATCCTGGAGGCGATCACCGGCAACCGGATGAACCACGCCTACGTACGGCCCGGCGGGCTCGCGCAGGACCTGCCGGAGGGGATCGACGAGGCCATCAGGACCCTGATTGCGGAGTTCCCGAAGCGGCTCCTGGAATACGAGAAGCTGCTGAACGCCAACCCGGTCTTCATGGGGCGCACCAAGGACGTCGGCCATCTGGACCTGCCCGGCTGCATGGCCCTGGGCGTCACCGGTCCCATCCTGCGGGCCACCGGGCTGCCGCACGACCTGCGCAAGTCGGATCCGTATCTGGACTACGAGACGTACGACTTCCAGGTGCCCACCGAGACCTCCTGCGACGCCTACGGCCGCTACCTGGTGCGGCTGCACGAGATGGCCGAGTCGTTGCGCATCGTCGAGCAGGCCCTGGACCGGCTGGAGCCCGGGCCCGTGATGCTCGCCGACCCGAAGATCGCCTGGCCGGCCCGCCTGGGCCTGGGCGCCGACGGCCTGGGCACCACCGAGGAGTGGGTCCAGCACATCATGGCGCAGTCGATGGAGGCGCTGATCCACCACTTCAAGCAGGTCACCGAGGGCTTCGCGGTGCCCGCCGGGCAGGTGTACTCCTTCGTGGAGTCCCCGCGCGGCGAACTGGGGGCGCACGTGGTCAGCGACGGCGGGACCCGGCCGTACCGCGTGCACCTGCGGGACCCCTCGTTCACGCATCTGCAGGCGGTGTCGGCGATGGCCGAGGGCGGGATGCTGGCCGACGTCGTGGCGGTGGTGGCCTCGGTGGATCCCGTGCTGGGCGGCGCGGACCGCTGA
- a CDS encoding SDR family NAD(P)-dependent oxidoreductase: protein MTTVSGIPKLPPFRFNGAVAVVTGAAGGMGEQLAYGLALRGTHLVLVDRDAERLTAVAGTVTRRRPEARVRTFVADLSDAAAVGKLAADILEAEPVLNLLVNNAGVALAGTFAETSAEEFDWVMAVNFAAPVALTRALLPRLRESAGSHVVNTSSLFGLIAPPGQSAYSASKFALRGFTEALRHELAGEVGVTCVHPGGIKTRIALDARVAAAADQEQSVKAMRAFNRVLTYPADRAAARIIEGVRHRRGRVLIALSARVPDLLARLFPATYWDAFVRLNPRAGAKR, encoded by the coding sequence GTGACCACAGTGAGCGGGATCCCGAAGCTGCCGCCGTTCCGCTTCAACGGCGCGGTCGCGGTGGTGACCGGGGCGGCCGGCGGCATGGGGGAGCAGCTCGCCTACGGCCTGGCGCTGCGCGGGACCCACCTGGTGCTGGTGGACCGCGACGCCGAGCGGCTGACGGCGGTCGCCGGGACCGTGACGCGGCGCCGGCCTGAGGCCCGGGTGCGCACGTTCGTCGCCGACCTGTCCGACGCCGCCGCCGTCGGCAAGCTCGCCGCCGACATCCTTGAAGCCGAGCCGGTCCTCAACCTGCTGGTCAACAACGCCGGCGTGGCGCTGGCCGGGACCTTCGCCGAGACCTCGGCCGAGGAGTTCGACTGGGTGATGGCGGTCAACTTCGCCGCCCCGGTGGCCCTGACGCGGGCGCTGCTGCCCCGGCTGCGGGAGTCGGCCGGCAGCCACGTGGTGAACACCTCCAGCCTGTTCGGCCTGATCGCCCCGCCCGGGCAGAGTGCTTACTCGGCCAGCAAGTTCGCTTTGCGCGGCTTCACCGAGGCGCTGCGGCACGAGCTGGCCGGCGAGGTCGGCGTGACGTGTGTGCACCCCGGCGGCATCAAGACCCGCATCGCCCTGGACGCGCGCGTGGCCGCCGCCGCCGACCAGGAGCAGAGCGTGAAGGCGATGCGGGCGTTCAACAGGGTCCTGACCTACCCCGCCGACCGTGCCGCGGCCCGGATCATCGAGGGGGTGCGGCACCGGCGTGGCAGGGTGCTGATCGCGCTGTCGGCGCGGGTGCCGGACCTGCTGGCCCGGTTGTTCCCGGCGACGTACTGGGATGCCTTCGTGCGGTTGAACCCGCGGGCCGGTGCCAAGCGCTAG
- a CDS encoding chitinase has protein sequence MKTPPPGRRRTAVRSGALLVAAIAATATALAHSASASPKAAAAGAGVYSVAPYVDMSNGQEPVLDTAITGHGLKAYTAAFVIGTGCTQEWGDTLPVGNDSYTDPEIARAKSEGASVIISSGGAAGEPLAWTCTNQSQIQAGYQAIISDYGVNQLDFDVEGAAVADQTSATRHFTAMKALQAANPGLQFSMTLPVLPSGLTQDGVNILQSAKNVGVKINVVNIMTMDYYQGQQDMGAAAVKAAQSTLAQMKSVDSSYTYANLGITPMIGVNDDGSTFTAANAATVEQFAAANGVGRLAYWSVDRDQPCPGGAGGGASSTCSGVSSAKLAFADAFVPYTGSGGGTGGTTGGTTGGTTGGTTGGTTGGTTGGTTGGGGCSATPWSSTTSYVPNDVVSYNGHSWTATYWSTGVTPGSAIAWNIWKDDGAC, from the coding sequence ATGAAGACTCCACCCCCGGGCCGCCGCCGCACGGCGGTCCGGTCCGGCGCGTTGCTCGTCGCCGCGATAGCCGCGACGGCCACCGCCCTCGCGCACAGCGCCTCGGCCAGTCCGAAGGCGGCCGCCGCCGGCGCCGGCGTGTACTCGGTCGCCCCGTACGTCGACATGTCCAACGGCCAGGAGCCGGTCCTGGACACCGCGATCACCGGGCACGGCCTGAAGGCCTACACCGCGGCCTTCGTCATCGGGACCGGCTGCACCCAGGAATGGGGCGACACCCTCCCGGTCGGCAACGACTCCTACACCGACCCCGAGATCGCCCGCGCCAAGTCCGAGGGCGCCTCGGTCATCATCTCCTCCGGCGGCGCCGCCGGCGAGCCGCTGGCCTGGACGTGCACCAACCAGTCCCAGATCCAGGCCGGCTACCAGGCCATCATCAGCGACTACGGCGTGAACCAGCTCGACTTCGACGTCGAGGGCGCCGCCGTCGCCGACCAGACCTCGGCCACCCGCCACTTCACCGCCATGAAGGCCCTGCAGGCGGCCAACCCCGGCCTGCAGTTCTCGATGACGCTCCCGGTGCTGCCCTCGGGCCTGACCCAGGACGGCGTCAACATCCTGCAAAGCGCCAAGAACGTGGGCGTGAAGATCAACGTGGTCAACATCATGACCATGGACTACTACCAGGGCCAGCAGGACATGGGCGCGGCGGCGGTCAAGGCCGCGCAGAGCACGCTGGCGCAGATGAAGTCGGTGGACTCCAGCTACACCTACGCCAACCTCGGCATCACCCCGATGATCGGCGTCAACGACGACGGCTCGACCTTCACCGCCGCCAACGCCGCCACCGTCGAGCAGTTCGCCGCCGCCAACGGCGTCGGACGCCTGGCGTACTGGTCGGTCGACCGCGACCAGCCCTGCCCCGGCGGCGCCGGCGGCGGCGCGTCCTCGACGTGCAGCGGCGTGAGCAGCGCCAAGCTGGCCTTCGCCGACGCGTTCGTGCCGTACACCGGCAGCGGCGGCGGGACCGGCGGGACGACCGGCGGCACCACCGGTGGGACGACCGGAGGCACCACGGGCGGCACCACCGGAGGCACCACCGGCGGGACGACCGGCGGCGGTGGCTGCTCGGCGACACCGTGGAGCTCGACCACCTCCTACGTCCCGAACGACGTGGTGTCGTACAACGGCCACAGCTGGACGGCGACGTACTGGTCGACCGGCGTGACGCCGGGCTCGGCCATCGCCTGGAACATCTGGAAGGACGACGGCGCCTGCTGA
- a CDS encoding TOPRIM nucleotidyl transferase/hydrolase domain-containing protein, with protein sequence MRAAILVEGVSDQAALCALALRRGRDLAAEGIEVVAMDGATNAARYLHDYGPQGRGLVLAGLFDEAEERFFRLGLERAGFDPGPKTEDLEEFGFFVCRADLEDELIRAVGAEEVLRLVIAEGGERSFRTLQRQPAMRDKSLVHQLRRMMGGRSGGKERWARLLVEMVPSDQVPYPLDAVLARL encoded by the coding sequence ATGCGCGCGGCCATCCTCGTCGAGGGAGTGAGCGACCAGGCGGCGCTGTGCGCGCTGGCTCTGCGACGGGGCCGCGACCTGGCCGCCGAGGGCATCGAGGTGGTCGCGATGGACGGCGCCACCAACGCCGCGCGCTATCTGCACGACTACGGCCCCCAGGGCCGCGGCCTGGTACTGGCCGGGCTGTTCGACGAGGCCGAGGAGCGCTTCTTCCGCCTGGGCCTGGAGCGCGCCGGGTTCGACCCGGGCCCGAAGACCGAGGACCTGGAGGAGTTCGGCTTCTTCGTCTGCCGCGCCGACCTGGAGGACGAACTCATCCGCGCGGTCGGCGCCGAGGAGGTGCTCCGCCTGGTGATCGCCGAAGGCGGGGAACGCTCGTTCCGCACCCTTCAGCGGCAGCCCGCGATGCGGGACAAGAGCCTGGTGCACCAGCTGCGGCGGATGATGGGCGGCCGCAGCGGCGGCAAGGAGCGCTGGGCGCGGCTGCTGGTCGAGATGGTGCCCTCGGATCAGGTGCCGTATCCGCTCGACGCGGTGCTGGCCCGGCTGTAA
- a CDS encoding chitinase, whose translation MATASLKRRLALPTAALALAAGTTMALAATGHAAPGSAPLSSTWYASAPYLMPEDNSPPDVSAVMDATGQKAFQLAFILAPNGGGCSATWGGTSPIGSDTTIPAVINTIRGKGGDVSVSVGGYGGTKLGQTCGSVAATAAAYQQVITTYSLHAIDFDLEEPEYENTAAIANELGAAQTLQKNNPGLYVSVTMPGTSAGTGWFGTQLLDQAHTIGFTPNNFSIMPFDGGFSGAASQVSALEAFHGLLETHMGWDSTTAYQHEGVSMMNGRTDAAEFFYQSDFQTVLNYATSHGLARYTYWSVNRDRQCSPPDNNGTLSGSCSSVPQNAWDFTKFTAQFAGVATPPPPPPTTSTTPSTTPPTTPTTSTSSTGGGGGTCTAAAWNSQTAYNGGAVVSYNGHQWTAKWWTEADTPGGAAGVWTDDGPC comes from the coding sequence ATGGCAACCGCTAGTTTGAAGCGGCGATTGGCTTTGCCCACAGCGGCATTGGCCCTCGCCGCCGGCACCACCATGGCGCTGGCCGCCACCGGCCACGCCGCGCCCGGCTCGGCCCCGCTCAGCAGCACCTGGTACGCCTCAGCGCCCTACCTGATGCCGGAGGACAACTCGCCGCCGGACGTCTCGGCGGTGATGGACGCCACCGGCCAGAAAGCCTTCCAGCTGGCGTTCATCCTGGCGCCCAACGGCGGCGGCTGTTCGGCGACCTGGGGCGGCACCAGCCCCATCGGCTCGGACACCACCATCCCGGCCGTCATCAACACCATCCGCGGCAAGGGCGGCGACGTCTCGGTCTCGGTCGGCGGCTACGGCGGCACCAAGCTGGGCCAGACCTGCGGCAGCGTCGCGGCCACCGCGGCGGCCTACCAGCAGGTCATCACCACCTACTCGCTGCACGCGATCGACTTCGACCTCGAAGAGCCGGAGTACGAGAACACCGCGGCCATCGCCAACGAGCTCGGCGCCGCGCAGACGCTGCAGAAGAACAACCCGGGCCTGTACGTCTCGGTGACGATGCCCGGCACCAGCGCCGGCACCGGCTGGTTCGGCACGCAGCTGCTGGACCAGGCGCACACGATCGGCTTCACGCCGAACAACTTCTCCATCATGCCCTTCGACGGCGGCTTCAGCGGCGCCGCCTCGCAGGTCTCGGCCCTGGAGGCGTTCCACGGCCTGCTGGAGACGCACATGGGCTGGGACTCCACGACCGCCTACCAGCACGAGGGCGTGTCGATGATGAACGGCCGCACCGACGCCGCGGAGTTCTTCTACCAGTCGGACTTCCAGACGGTGCTGAACTACGCGACCAGCCACGGCCTGGCGCGCTACACCTACTGGTCGGTGAACCGCGACCGGCAGTGCAGCCCGCCGGACAACAACGGCACGCTGTCCGGAAGCTGCTCCTCGGTCCCGCAGAACGCCTGGGACTTCACGAAGTTCACGGCACAGTTCGCCGGTGTGGCCACCCCGCCCCCGCCGCCACCTACCACCAGCACCACCCCGAGCACCACGCCTCCGACCACGCCGACCACGTCCACGTCGTCCACCGGCGGCGGTGGCGGGACGTGCACCGCGGCGGCCTGGAACTCGCAGACCGCGTACAACGGCGGCGCGGTGGTGTCGTACAACGGCCACCAGTGGACGGCCAAGTGGTGGACCGAGGCCGACACCCCCGGCGGCGCGGCCGGCGTGTGGACCGACGACGGGCCCTGCTGA